The following coding sequences are from one Solea solea chromosome 11, fSolSol10.1, whole genome shotgun sequence window:
- the ccdc30 gene encoding trichohyalin isoform X3 — translation MDDEELQTELDQISRRLQEDGLPPAASAEERQRFLWQQLLSGEEKLQSVNQELQTLRTQQANEMKEVESYVAHIRGLLEEREGLTADYEKDNEQLRHELHQIRQQQESQSKELAEMLAQEELGEMGLNSPSEQVAYLLVERATLLERLEAAERRLESQSLTGNLTEGYHQGQEHIHHMMGEELRQQKEDLQKRIENMTKQCTSQSPWKKLFGLRRSGQSKHNITPAHCEETSQERNERQRLERDLEEASRRLAMAHQDIRRLTNELDVAKNNNLDSSGSGLQGMVQEVENLRSEVDKLKHCDMMKLKQAKEENDRLDAENRALRERIRTIESEKEHIQEQLALNDADHDLSGVSKDKGAGIKTQNNSSVDHIHRRCREAMEDGLVQVRELQRQLQRLRKEQEELEERNEELEALLGEAQNTSKEERRRHEGELEGLHRRIKSLEAEVKKQDAHEKFMRNGEEVKATESYLQLHLRDGSQERLALLEARLTEEKDWRKQLEVDLSAAQAALKKDKEALQIGERELKKLRVEVNSLQTECQQGKTLIKSLTQVKGEKAVLEEKLAQMERAHSRLQSELERCKNSSRTQENRKENRLEVDQLQEQAGRLTAEFCSLQKAHNTLREEMVSERMQIAELQAKLSSAVQDKLAAQGDRERLEIEIQHLKVQLKWHQEQISSTKEALSSQRFELHTAHNDSSHSPVERSNDESLHQLSCMKQELNNMQMKLEEEQQLASQHQLALQAQVNEAQARIKSQDSVLNQKTEEAKQMKQDLQRAQSLFASAERELRYEKERNMDLKRHNTLLDQEKLKLCAELKQIQTKLVQVEQTLHTQVGESERQQQRVRELELELARSSTNRNTTTSLQEDLQAERGRLIAADKKVLELQQQLKNAQHQLRVEEARAGESSRLERDNGDLSDTLSALRAQQQEEHLTRKLLEQREEELQQQLRSLRQKEASLTRKNTELSHRVQQLDTRLAILETELSKAREERDSQTSSHRLQEEVAASQQECDRLQEELQEVLLQLDMHVRKYNEKQSQHKTKLRQAKQLFLKATAQRDHTIQNLENDLELALSLSHKEKERIQTVMEENDKLLDEKRELLRKISEAEEMGSTGMRTASTVQHRVNVLEVENRQLQDRTLKLSNQVSSLERALRNTQSFYSLENVKKVHSSDNLCDSILQTSTLSLTSGSCDPLDILDKICRVKVGGHLMVDSTRAPVSTHQLSEQSYLNLTSPLVSTVAKGKEENSENSDKKTELLAGRPFSKQSEEFVTVCLLNKVKIQSFFFLFFF, via the exons ATGGATGATGAAGAG CTGCAGACGGAGCTGGACCAGATTTCTAGGCGGCTTCAGGAGGATGGCTTACCTCCAGCTGCCAGTGCGGAGGAGCGGCAGCGTTTTCTGTGGCAGCAGCTGCTTAGTGGGGAAGAAAAGCTTCAGTCAGTCAACCAGGAACTGCAGACCTTACGTACCCAACAGGCTAATGAGATGAAAGAG GTGGAGAGCTATGTTGCACATATCCGTGGGCTGTTGGAAGAACGCGAGGGTCTGACTGCAGACTATGAGAAAGACAATGAACAGCTGCGACATGAACTCCACCAGATCCGACAACAACAGG AGAGTCAGAGCAAAGAGCTGGCGGAGATGCTGGCTCAGGAAGAACTTGGAGAGATGGGCTTGAACAGCCCCAGTGAGCAGGTGGCTTACTTGCTGGTGGAGAGGGCGACACTGCTGGAAAGGCTGGAGGCTGCTGAGAGAAGACTGGAAAGTCAGAGCCTTACTGGAAACTTAACAGAAGGCTACCACCAG GGGCAGGAACACATTCACCACATGATGGGGGAAGAGCTACGGCAGCAGAAGGAGGATCTACagaaaagaatagaaaacaTGACCAAG CAGTGTACATCCCAGAGTCCATGGAAGAAGCTGTTTGGGCTGCGCAGGTCTGGTCAGAGCAAGCACAATATTACCCCT GCCCACTGTGAGGAGACTTCTCAGGAGCGAAATGAGCGCCAGCGGCTGGAGAGAGACCTGGAAGAGGCGTCTAGGAGGCTGGCAATGGCTCATCAAGATATCCGCAGACTCACCAATGAGCTGGATGTTGCCAAAAATAATAACCTGGATTCAAGTG GCTCTGGACTCCAGGGAATGGTCCAGGAAGTAGAAAACCTGAGGAGTGAAGTGGACAAACTGAAACACTGTG ATATGATGAAACTCAAACAAGCCAAAGAGGAAAATGACAGACTAGATGCTGAGAACAGAGCTCTGAGGGAGAGAATACGCACTATAGAATCTGAGAAGGAACATATCCAAGAACAG ttggCATTAAATGATGCAGACCACGATTTATCTGGAGTTTCGAAGGACAAGGGCGCTGGcattaaaacacagaacaaTTCTTCTGTGGATCACATTCATAGAAG GTGTCGCGAGGCGATGGAAGATGGGCTTGTGCAGGTGAGAGAGCTGCAGCGGCAACTCCAGAGGCTGCGCAAGGaacaggaggagctggaggagaggaATGAGGAGCTGGAGGCGCTGTTGGGCGAAGCTCAGAATACCAGCAAGGAGGAGAGGCGACGCCATGAGGGCGAACTGGAGGGTCTGCACAGGAGG ATCAAAAGCCTGGAGGCAGAAGTGAAGAAGCAGGATGCCCATGAAAAATTCATGAGAAATGGGGAAGAGGTTAAAGCCACCGAGTCCTACTTACAGCTG cacttAAGGGATGGAAGCCAGGAGAGATTGGCTCTTTTGGAGGCACGACTGACAGAGGAGAAGGACTGGAGAAAGCAGCTCGAGGTTGATCTCAGTGCTGCCCAGGCTGCccttaaaaaagacaaagag GCTTTGCAGATAGGTGAGCGAGAGCTGAAGAAGCTAAGAGTGGAGGTCAACAGCCTTCAGACAGAATGCCAGCAAGGGAAAACTCTCATCAAGAGTCTCACCCAAGTCAAAGGGGAAAAGGCAGTTCTGGAAGAAAAG TTAGCCCAGATGGAGCGCGCCCACAGCCGACTGCAGAGTGAGCTGGAACGCTGTAAGAACAGTAGCAGGACACAGGAGAACCGAAAGGAAAACCGGCTTGAAGTGGACCAGCTGCAGGAACAGGCTGGTCGACTGACTGCTGAATTCTGCAGCCTCCAGAAGGCACACAACACACTGAG GGAAGAAATGGTTTCTGAGCGAATGCAGATTGCTGAGCTCCAGGCCAAACTGAGCTCCGCTGTCCAGGACAAGCTGGCAGctcagggagacagagagagactggagATTGAGATACAGCACCTCAAAGTGCAGCTCAAGTGGCATCAAGAGCAGATCTCGTCTACAAAGGAAGCACTTAGCAGCCAGAGGTTTGAACTGCACACGGCTCATAATGATTCCAGTCATAGTCCAGTGGAGAGGAGCAACGATGAAAGCTTGCATCAG CTTTCATGTATGAAACAGGAGCTGAATAATATGCAGAtgaagctggaggaggagcagcagctggccTCTCAGCATCAGTTGGCCCTCCAGGCTCAGGTCAATGAAGCCCAGGCACGTATTAAG TCCCAGGACTCGGTGCTGAATCAGAAGACAGAGGAGGCCAAACAGATGAAGCAGGACCTGCAGAGGGCCCAGAGCCTCTTTGCCTCAGCAGAGAGGGAGCTGCGCTATGAGAAAGAGAGGAACATGGACCTGAAGAGACACAACACCCTGCTGGACCAGGAGAAACTCAAG CTTTGTGCAGAGCTGAAGCAGATCCAGACTAAGCTGGTCCAGGTGGAGCAGACACTCCACACTCAGGTGGGTGAGAGTGAACGTCAGCAGCAAAGAGTCCGAGAACTGGAGTTGGAACTGGCACGTAGCTCCACAAATCGCAACACCACCACCAGTCTGCAGGAGGACCTGCAGGCTGAGAGGGGGCGGCTCATTGCAGCTGACAAAAAG GTgttggagctgcagcagcagcttaaaAATGCCCAGCATCAGCTGCGTGTGGAGGAAGCTCGGGCCGGAGAGAGCAGCCGCCTGGAGCGGGACAACGGGGATCTGTCTGACACCTTATCAGCACTGAGAGCCCAGCAGCAAGAGGAGCACTTAACCAG GAAGCTATTAGAGCAGCGTGAGgaagagctgcagcagcagttgcGCTCCTTGAGGCAGAAGGAGGCCTCCTTGACCAGGAAGAACACGGAGCTTAGTCACCGTGTTCAGCAGCTGGACACCCGTCTGGCCATCCTAGAAACTGAGCTTAGCAAGGCCAGGGAGGAG AGAGACAGCCAGACGTCCAGCCACaggctgcaggaggaggtggcGGCCAGTCAGCAGGAGTGTGACAGACtgcaggaggagctgcaggaggtTCTCCTTCAACTTGACATGCACGTCAG GAAGTACAATGAAAAGCAGAGTCAGCACAAGACCAAGCTGCGACAGGCCAAGCAGCTCTTTCTCAAAGCAACGGCACAGAGGGACCATACCATCCAAAACCTGGAGAACGACCTGGAGCTGGCCTTAAGCCTCTCACACAAG GAGAAGGAAAGGATCCAAACAGTGATGGAGGAAAATGATAAACTCTTGGACGAGAAGAGGGAACTGTTGAGGAAGATAAGCGAGGCAGAGGAGATGGGAAGCACTGGCATGAGGACGGCCTCAACTGTTCAGCACAG GGTCAACGTCTTAGAAGTGGAAAACAGGCAGCTACAGGATCGAACCTTAAAGCTCTCCAATCAAGTTAGTTCCTTAGAACGCGCCCTGAGGAATACCCAATCCTTCTACAGCCTGGAG AATGTCAAGAAAGTGCACTCGTCTGATAATCTGTGTGACAGCATCTTACAAACATCTACACTAAG TTTGACGTCAGGCTCCTGTGACCCACTGGACATCCTGGACAAAATCTGCCGCGTGAAGGTAGGCGGGCACCTGATGGTGGACAGCACCCGAGCGCCGGTCTCCACACACCAGCTATCAGAGCAGAGTTACCTGAATCTCACCTCCCCACTTGTTTCTACTGTGGCCAAAGGCAAAGAGGAGAACTCTGAGAACAGTGACAAG aaaacagaACTATTGGCAGGTCGACCCTTCAGTAAACAAAGTGAGGAATTTGTAACAGTCTGTTTATTAAACAAGGTAAAGatacaaagcttttttttccttttttttttttaa
- the ccdc30 gene encoding trichohyalin isoform X6, with translation MDDEELQTELDQISRRLQEDGLPPAASAEERQRFLWQQLLSGEEKLQSVNQELQTLRTQQANEMKEVESYVAHIRGLLEEREGLTADYEKDNEQLRHELHQIRQQQESQSKELAEMLAQEELGEMGLNSPSEQVAYLLVERATLLERLEAAERRLESQSLTGNLTEGYHQGQEHIHHMMGEELRQQKEDLQKRIENMTKAHCEETSQERNERQRLERDLEEASRRLAMAHQDIRRLTNELDVAKNNNLDSSGSGLQGMVQEVENLRSEVDKLKHCDMMKLKQAKEENDRLDAENRALRERIRTIESEKEHIQEQLALNDADHDLSGVSKDKGAGIKTQNNSSVDHIHRRCREAMEDGLVQVRELQRQLQRLRKEQEELEERNEELEALLGEAQNTSKEERRRHEGELEGLHRRIKSLEAEVKKQDAHEKFMRNGEEVKATESYLQLHLRDGSQERLALLEARLTEEKDWRKQLEVDLSAAQAALKKDKEALQIGERELKKLRVEVNSLQTECQQGKTLIKSLTQVKGEKAVLEEKLAQMERAHSRLQSELERCKNSSRTQENRKENRLEVDQLQEQAGRLTAEFCSLQKAHNTLREEMVSERMQIAELQAKLSSAVQDKLAAQGDRERLEIEIQHLKVQLKWHQEQISSTKEALSSQRFELHTAHNDSSHSPVERSNDESLHQLSCMKQELNNMQMKLEEEQQLASQHQLALQAQVNEAQARIKSQDSVLNQKTEEAKQMKQDLQRAQSLFASAERELRYEKERNMDLKRHNTLLDQEKLKLCAELKQIQTKLVQVEQTLHTQVGESERQQQRVRELELELARSSTNRNTTTSLQEDLQAERGRLIAADKKVLELQQQLKNAQHQLRVEEARAGESSRLERDNGDLSDTLSALRAQQQEEHLTRKLLEQREEELQQQLRSLRQKEASLTRKNTELSHRVQQLDTRLAILETELSKAREEQRDSQTSSHRLQEEVAASQQECDRLQEELQEVLLQLDMHVRKYNEKQSQHKTKLRQAKQLFLKATAQRDHTIQNLENDLELALSLSHKEKERIQTVMEENDKLLDEKRELLRKISEAEEMGSTGMRTASTVQHRVNVLEVENRQLQDRTLKLSNQVSSLERALRNTQSFYSLENVKKVHSSDNLCDSILQTSTLSLTSGSCDPLDILDKICRVKVGGHLMVDSTRAPVSTHQLSEQSYLNLTSPLVSTVAKGKEENSENSDKKTELLAGRPFSKQSEEFVTVCLLNKVKIQSFFFLFFF, from the exons ATGGATGATGAAGAG CTGCAGACGGAGCTGGACCAGATTTCTAGGCGGCTTCAGGAGGATGGCTTACCTCCAGCTGCCAGTGCGGAGGAGCGGCAGCGTTTTCTGTGGCAGCAGCTGCTTAGTGGGGAAGAAAAGCTTCAGTCAGTCAACCAGGAACTGCAGACCTTACGTACCCAACAGGCTAATGAGATGAAAGAG GTGGAGAGCTATGTTGCACATATCCGTGGGCTGTTGGAAGAACGCGAGGGTCTGACTGCAGACTATGAGAAAGACAATGAACAGCTGCGACATGAACTCCACCAGATCCGACAACAACAGG AGAGTCAGAGCAAAGAGCTGGCGGAGATGCTGGCTCAGGAAGAACTTGGAGAGATGGGCTTGAACAGCCCCAGTGAGCAGGTGGCTTACTTGCTGGTGGAGAGGGCGACACTGCTGGAAAGGCTGGAGGCTGCTGAGAGAAGACTGGAAAGTCAGAGCCTTACTGGAAACTTAACAGAAGGCTACCACCAG GGGCAGGAACACATTCACCACATGATGGGGGAAGAGCTACGGCAGCAGAAGGAGGATCTACagaaaagaatagaaaacaTGACCAAG GCCCACTGTGAGGAGACTTCTCAGGAGCGAAATGAGCGCCAGCGGCTGGAGAGAGACCTGGAAGAGGCGTCTAGGAGGCTGGCAATGGCTCATCAAGATATCCGCAGACTCACCAATGAGCTGGATGTTGCCAAAAATAATAACCTGGATTCAAGTG GCTCTGGACTCCAGGGAATGGTCCAGGAAGTAGAAAACCTGAGGAGTGAAGTGGACAAACTGAAACACTGTG ATATGATGAAACTCAAACAAGCCAAAGAGGAAAATGACAGACTAGATGCTGAGAACAGAGCTCTGAGGGAGAGAATACGCACTATAGAATCTGAGAAGGAACATATCCAAGAACAG ttggCATTAAATGATGCAGACCACGATTTATCTGGAGTTTCGAAGGACAAGGGCGCTGGcattaaaacacagaacaaTTCTTCTGTGGATCACATTCATAGAAG GTGTCGCGAGGCGATGGAAGATGGGCTTGTGCAGGTGAGAGAGCTGCAGCGGCAACTCCAGAGGCTGCGCAAGGaacaggaggagctggaggagaggaATGAGGAGCTGGAGGCGCTGTTGGGCGAAGCTCAGAATACCAGCAAGGAGGAGAGGCGACGCCATGAGGGCGAACTGGAGGGTCTGCACAGGAGG ATCAAAAGCCTGGAGGCAGAAGTGAAGAAGCAGGATGCCCATGAAAAATTCATGAGAAATGGGGAAGAGGTTAAAGCCACCGAGTCCTACTTACAGCTG cacttAAGGGATGGAAGCCAGGAGAGATTGGCTCTTTTGGAGGCACGACTGACAGAGGAGAAGGACTGGAGAAAGCAGCTCGAGGTTGATCTCAGTGCTGCCCAGGCTGCccttaaaaaagacaaagag GCTTTGCAGATAGGTGAGCGAGAGCTGAAGAAGCTAAGAGTGGAGGTCAACAGCCTTCAGACAGAATGCCAGCAAGGGAAAACTCTCATCAAGAGTCTCACCCAAGTCAAAGGGGAAAAGGCAGTTCTGGAAGAAAAG TTAGCCCAGATGGAGCGCGCCCACAGCCGACTGCAGAGTGAGCTGGAACGCTGTAAGAACAGTAGCAGGACACAGGAGAACCGAAAGGAAAACCGGCTTGAAGTGGACCAGCTGCAGGAACAGGCTGGTCGACTGACTGCTGAATTCTGCAGCCTCCAGAAGGCACACAACACACTGAG GGAAGAAATGGTTTCTGAGCGAATGCAGATTGCTGAGCTCCAGGCCAAACTGAGCTCCGCTGTCCAGGACAAGCTGGCAGctcagggagacagagagagactggagATTGAGATACAGCACCTCAAAGTGCAGCTCAAGTGGCATCAAGAGCAGATCTCGTCTACAAAGGAAGCACTTAGCAGCCAGAGGTTTGAACTGCACACGGCTCATAATGATTCCAGTCATAGTCCAGTGGAGAGGAGCAACGATGAAAGCTTGCATCAG CTTTCATGTATGAAACAGGAGCTGAATAATATGCAGAtgaagctggaggaggagcagcagctggccTCTCAGCATCAGTTGGCCCTCCAGGCTCAGGTCAATGAAGCCCAGGCACGTATTAAG TCCCAGGACTCGGTGCTGAATCAGAAGACAGAGGAGGCCAAACAGATGAAGCAGGACCTGCAGAGGGCCCAGAGCCTCTTTGCCTCAGCAGAGAGGGAGCTGCGCTATGAGAAAGAGAGGAACATGGACCTGAAGAGACACAACACCCTGCTGGACCAGGAGAAACTCAAG CTTTGTGCAGAGCTGAAGCAGATCCAGACTAAGCTGGTCCAGGTGGAGCAGACACTCCACACTCAGGTGGGTGAGAGTGAACGTCAGCAGCAAAGAGTCCGAGAACTGGAGTTGGAACTGGCACGTAGCTCCACAAATCGCAACACCACCACCAGTCTGCAGGAGGACCTGCAGGCTGAGAGGGGGCGGCTCATTGCAGCTGACAAAAAG GTgttggagctgcagcagcagcttaaaAATGCCCAGCATCAGCTGCGTGTGGAGGAAGCTCGGGCCGGAGAGAGCAGCCGCCTGGAGCGGGACAACGGGGATCTGTCTGACACCTTATCAGCACTGAGAGCCCAGCAGCAAGAGGAGCACTTAACCAG GAAGCTATTAGAGCAGCGTGAGgaagagctgcagcagcagttgcGCTCCTTGAGGCAGAAGGAGGCCTCCTTGACCAGGAAGAACACGGAGCTTAGTCACCGTGTTCAGCAGCTGGACACCCGTCTGGCCATCCTAGAAACTGAGCTTAGCAAGGCCAGGGAGGAG CAGAGAGACAGCCAGACGTCCAGCCACaggctgcaggaggaggtggcGGCCAGTCAGCAGGAGTGTGACAGACtgcaggaggagctgcaggaggtTCTCCTTCAACTTGACATGCACGTCAG GAAGTACAATGAAAAGCAGAGTCAGCACAAGACCAAGCTGCGACAGGCCAAGCAGCTCTTTCTCAAAGCAACGGCACAGAGGGACCATACCATCCAAAACCTGGAGAACGACCTGGAGCTGGCCTTAAGCCTCTCACACAAG GAGAAGGAAAGGATCCAAACAGTGATGGAGGAAAATGATAAACTCTTGGACGAGAAGAGGGAACTGTTGAGGAAGATAAGCGAGGCAGAGGAGATGGGAAGCACTGGCATGAGGACGGCCTCAACTGTTCAGCACAG GGTCAACGTCTTAGAAGTGGAAAACAGGCAGCTACAGGATCGAACCTTAAAGCTCTCCAATCAAGTTAGTTCCTTAGAACGCGCCCTGAGGAATACCCAATCCTTCTACAGCCTGGAG AATGTCAAGAAAGTGCACTCGTCTGATAATCTGTGTGACAGCATCTTACAAACATCTACACTAAG TTTGACGTCAGGCTCCTGTGACCCACTGGACATCCTGGACAAAATCTGCCGCGTGAAGGTAGGCGGGCACCTGATGGTGGACAGCACCCGAGCGCCGGTCTCCACACACCAGCTATCAGAGCAGAGTTACCTGAATCTCACCTCCCCACTTGTTTCTACTGTGGCCAAAGGCAAAGAGGAGAACTCTGAGAACAGTGACAAG aaaacagaACTATTGGCAGGTCGACCCTTCAGTAAACAAAGTGAGGAATTTGTAACAGTCTGTTTATTAAACAAGGTAAAGatacaaagcttttttttccttttttttttttaa